The Flavobacteriales bacterium genome contains a region encoding:
- a CDS encoding HAD-IIIA family hydrolase, translating into MNYKEKLNHIKTFIFDVDGVLTDGKILLHPSGEQMRSMSVKDGMAIREAIKKGYLVAIISGGKSQGLTERFKHLKINDVYLACDDKKDALSDLMHIHELDSQSILYMGDDINDWEVMKEVGLSSCPQDAVPEIKAIADYISHKNGGQGCVRDVIEQTLKVQGKWSN; encoded by the coding sequence ATGAATTATAAAGAAAAACTAAATCACATTAAAACATTCATTTTTGATGTAGATGGTGTGCTTACAGATGGGAAAATATTACTTCACCCATCAGGAGAGCAAATGAGGAGTATGAGTGTTAAAGATGGAATGGCAATAAGAGAAGCTATTAAAAAAGGATATTTAGTTGCTATAATTTCTGGAGGAAAAAGTCAAGGCCTTACAGAACGTTTCAAACATCTTAAAATTAACGATGTATACCTTGCTTGTGACGACAAAAAAGATGCTCTTAGTGATTTAATGCATATTCACGAACTAGATTCACAATCAATTCTTTACATGGGAGATGACATCAATGATTGGGAAGTTATGAAAGAAGTAGGCTTAAGCTCATGCCCTCAAGATGCAGTACCAGAAATAAAAGCTATTGCTGACTACATTTCACATAAAAATGGTGGTCAAGGTTGCGTCAGAGATGTAATAGAACAAACACTTAAAGTACAAGGAAAATGGTCAAACTAA
- a CDS encoding geranylgeranylglycerol-phosphate geranylgeranyltransferase — protein MTDSKSLSDLQFFYLVLSTIFIAAAGYIINDYFDTRVDRLNNRKLIIDHTIKRREAILLHFVFSGIGVFLGFFLGWRVGIINLGFINLFCSSALWFYSTHFKRAYLSGNLLISLLAALVLLIVPLYEIIPNPDTNSENAFYIICGYAIFAFITTFIREIIKDFEDASGDKKMGYTTFAIVSAKTAKNIVQSLSLILISIIGVVAYFQLMYPAYLAAAYVILIVEVPFIYFFIKLFSVSDKKGYHHLSQTIKLIMLTGTLSMLVFTLLF, from the coding sequence ATGACTGATAGTAAGAGTCTTAGTGATTTACAATTTTTCTATCTAGTATTGTCAACGATTTTTATTGCCGCTGCAGGCTATATCATTAATGACTACTTTGACACTAGAGTTGATAGACTTAACAATAGAAAATTAATAATAGACCACACTATTAAAAGACGTGAAGCTATTTTGTTACACTTTGTATTCAGCGGAATAGGTGTATTTCTAGGTTTTTTTCTAGGATGGAGAGTAGGTATTATAAATCTTGGCTTTATAAATTTATTCTGTTCCAGTGCATTATGGTTTTACTCTACTCATTTTAAACGCGCTTATTTAAGTGGTAATCTACTTATTAGCTTATTAGCTGCTTTAGTTTTACTTATTGTTCCGTTGTATGAAATAATACCCAATCCAGACACTAATAGTGAGAACGCTTTTTATATAATCTGTGGTTATGCCATTTTTGCTTTTATTACAACTTTTATTAGAGAAATAATTAAAGATTTCGAAGATGCCAGTGGAGATAAAAAAATGGGCTACACTACCTTTGCTATAGTTTCAGCTAAAACAGCTAAAAATATAGTTCAATCTTTAAGTTTAATATTAATATCTATCATTGGAGTTGTTGCCTACTTTCAACTTATGTATCCAGCATATTTAGCTGCGGCATACGTTATCTTGATAGTTGAAGTACCATTTATTTACTTTTTCATAAAGTTATTTAGTGTAAGTGATAAAAAAGGATATCACCACCTCAGCCAAACTATAAAATTAATAATGCTAACAGGAACTTTATCTATGTTAGTCTTTACACTTTTGTTTTAA
- a CDS encoding discoidin domain-containing protein codes for MRLIITFLLIFLSINLIAQDKFVAHDYINGNILSYKPTFQESFPKWAKLLYENDANFYDIQQNYSLWKLDNSKKEFKAVERYYKIWSRHIIPYVSEDGSIIIPNHSTDVESQNVPNSVSDNNWEFLGPKETFFLNETGGEIAMASCPWQVNVYSFDVSKSNNNVLYCGTETGFVNKSIDNGDSWTMLAKEYSFNGGITALAIDPQDEQTVYLSANSQIHKTTDGGQNWNPILANDGLFSSDKIIIDENNSNTIISAGSSGIHRSIDGGQNWSNPSQLQTYDIHFKSDDASTVYAIATLNGYFKFLISTNGGQTFTESNSFPTDIEDESGALIAVSQDDTEHVFALLLSSDDTPILYKGNPQSNSWELLATGQTDNFPLDNWQGFYDLVFEVSPDNSDVIFAGTASLYKSSDGGETFNIVGGYGGSFSIHPDAQCMVLLDNNRAWLATDGGLTYSSDNFTQTNNAQSKNNLIVGSDMWGFDQGWNEDIVVGGRYHNGNTAIADFYEPKALRMGGAESPTGWVMKGKSRHVAFNDLGPGWILPTSAESSPEGRFPFSKYPNMDEYGGRRGNMVFHPNYYEVIYLGEGDGFWKSNDMGLSFELLHDFGQRVKYIQIAFNEPNIIYADVVNLGLHKSEDGGYTWTAKPNLTNAQNGGNYWKGKLHFDISPNDANTIYACQQNGIWSSDLGKIFKSTDGGDSWTDWTANLNPYAKSIVVQADELGNDIVYLFTSNINNQDAQCYIRRDGENEWSIYGNGFPVGTDPNHALAFFRDSKLRVAGTSGVWEIDLDQVNFLPIIQPWVNRPVIDCINDTIQLEDHSILNHENCSWTWSIDPEPLYIENTNIRNPKVVLGEVGNYSITLTVTKDGTTYSKTIDNMVYASECPSVENCNNPALVSKEDWSLTYVDSEEINYPGYATMAFDGDASTIWHTQWSTGDIPYPHEMQIDLNNEYKIFEFTYQTRQDGQNGRIKNMELYFSNDSNDFGTADTIIQFENTSAPQTIIFQNPKIGSHMKIVALSEVNGGPWSSAAEFDLKACYNTSRVETKDFEFLNAYPIPTSGPLKVSLPSIGSYQYAIYTVDGKYLTGNSFNGNTDYIELDLSNYEDGVYVIEVISNNNRKYLIKSIKK; via the coding sequence ATGCGACTAATAATCACTTTCCTTTTAATATTTCTTAGTATTAACCTAATAGCTCAAGACAAGTTTGTCGCTCACGACTATATCAATGGCAATATACTTTCATACAAGCCAACATTTCAAGAATCATTTCCAAAATGGGCAAAGTTATTGTACGAAAATGATGCTAATTTTTATGACATACAACAAAACTATAGCCTTTGGAAATTAGATAATTCAAAAAAAGAATTCAAAGCCGTAGAACGGTATTACAAGATATGGTCTAGACATATAATTCCATATGTTTCTGAAGATGGCAGCATAATTATCCCTAATCATTCAACAGATGTTGAAAGTCAAAATGTGCCAAATAGTGTTTCTGATAATAACTGGGAATTTTTAGGTCCTAAAGAAACTTTTTTTCTCAATGAAACTGGTGGTGAAATAGCAATGGCTAGTTGCCCGTGGCAGGTAAATGTTTACTCCTTTGATGTCTCAAAAAGTAATAATAATGTATTGTATTGTGGTACAGAAACCGGATTTGTCAATAAATCTATAGATAATGGAGATAGTTGGACAATGTTGGCTAAAGAATATAGTTTTAACGGAGGAATAACCGCCTTAGCTATTGACCCTCAGGACGAACAAACTGTCTATCTAAGTGCCAATTCACAAATCCATAAAACAACTGATGGAGGACAAAATTGGAATCCCATACTAGCTAATGATGGGCTATTTAGTTCTGATAAAATCATAATTGACGAAAATAACTCCAATACAATAATTTCTGCGGGTTCTTCTGGAATTCACCGTTCAATTGATGGTGGGCAAAATTGGTCTAATCCATCACAATTACAAACCTATGATATTCACTTCAAAAGCGATGATGCATCGACCGTTTATGCCATAGCTACATTAAATGGTTATTTTAAATTTCTTATTTCAACAAATGGAGGACAAACTTTTACAGAATCCAATTCATTCCCTACTGACATAGAAGATGAGTCAGGAGCATTAATAGCAGTAAGTCAAGATGATACGGAACATGTTTTTGCTTTACTTTTAAGTTCTGATGACACCCCTATTCTCTACAAAGGTAATCCTCAAAGTAATAGTTGGGAATTATTAGCAACAGGACAAACGGATAATTTTCCACTTGATAATTGGCAAGGTTTCTATGACCTTGTTTTTGAAGTATCACCTGATAACTCAGACGTAATTTTTGCAGGTACAGCCAGTCTATACAAGTCAAGCGATGGTGGTGAGACCTTTAACATTGTTGGTGGATATGGAGGTAGTTTTTCTATTCATCCAGATGCTCAATGTATGGTACTTCTAGATAACAATAGAGCATGGTTGGCAACAGATGGAGGCTTGACCTATTCTTCAGATAATTTTACGCAAACAAATAATGCTCAATCTAAAAACAATCTAATAGTCGGTTCTGATATGTGGGGCTTTGACCAAGGTTGGAATGAAGATATTGTTGTTGGAGGAAGATACCATAACGGAAATACGGCGATTGCTGACTTTTATGAGCCAAAAGCCTTGAGAATGGGTGGTGCTGAATCTCCAACGGGTTGGGTTATGAAAGGTAAAAGTAGGCATGTTGCTTTTAATGATTTAGGACCTGGCTGGATATTACCTACTTCAGCAGAATCTTCACCAGAAGGAAGATTTCCTTTTTCTAAATATCCAAATATGGACGAATATGGTGGTAGAAGAGGAAATATGGTTTTCCACCCCAATTATTACGAAGTTATTTATTTAGGAGAAGGTGATGGATTTTGGAAAAGTAATGATATGGGACTTAGTTTTGAATTATTGCATGATTTTGGTCAAAGGGTGAAATACATTCAAATCGCCTTTAACGAGCCAAATATAATCTATGCTGATGTTGTCAATTTAGGCTTACATAAATCTGAAGATGGTGGTTATACTTGGACAGCTAAACCGAATTTAACTAATGCACAAAATGGAGGAAACTATTGGAAAGGAAAACTACATTTTGATATATCGCCAAACGATGCTAATACGATATACGCTTGTCAACAAAATGGAATTTGGTCTTCAGATTTAGGAAAGATTTTCAAATCTACCGATGGTGGTGACAGTTGGACAGACTGGACGGCAAACCTTAATCCTTATGCTAAATCAATAGTCGTACAAGCCGATGAATTAGGTAATGATATTGTCTATTTATTCACCTCAAACATCAACAATCAAGATGCTCAATGCTACATTAGAAGAGATGGGGAAAATGAATGGTCAATATATGGTAATGGATTTCCAGTTGGCACTGACCCCAATCACGCACTAGCATTTTTTAGAGATAGTAAGTTAAGAGTTGCTGGGACATCAGGCGTCTGGGAAATCGACTTAGATCAAGTAAATTTTTTACCAATTATTCAGCCTTGGGTAAATCGTCCTGTTATCGATTGTATAAATGATACTATTCAGCTAGAAGACCATTCTATCCTAAATCATGAAAATTGCAGTTGGACATGGAGCATTGACCCTGAACCTTTGTATATTGAAAACACAAACATTAGAAATCCAAAAGTTGTATTAGGCGAGGTGGGTAATTACTCTATTACTTTAACTGTTACCAAAGATGGCACCACATACTCTAAAACCATAGACAATATGGTTTATGCAAGTGAATGTCCATCGGTAGAAAACTGCAACAATCCAGCCTTAGTTTCAAAGGAGGATTGGAGTTTAACCTATGTTGATAGTGAAGAAATCAACTACCCAGGATATGCTACTATGGCTTTTGATGGAGATGCAAGTACTATTTGGCATACTCAGTGGAGTACAGGTGATATACCCTATCCTCATGAAATGCAAATTGACTTAAATAATGAGTATAAAATTTTTGAGTTTACCTACCAAACAAGGCAAGATGGGCAAAATGGTCGAATTAAAAATATGGAATTGTATTTCAGTAACGACTCTAATGATTTTGGCACGGCCGATACCATCATTCAATTTGAAAATACATCAGCACCACAAACCATCATTTTCCAAAATCCTAAAATAGGAAGTCATATGAAAATTGTAGCTCTCTCAGAAGTTAATGGAGGGCCATGGTCGTCTGCTGCTGAATTTGATTTAAAAGCATGTTATAATACGTCAAGAGTTGAAACAAAAGATTTTGAATTTCTTAATGCTTATCCTATTCCAACAAGTGGCCCATTAAAAGTGTCTTTACCTTCAATTGGAAGCTATCAATATGCCATCTATACGGTTGACGGAAAATATCTTACAGGAAATTCGTTTAATGGAAATACCGATTACATAGAGTTAGATTTATCTAACTATGAAGACGGTGTATATGTTATTGAAGTTATTTCTAACAATAACAGAAAATACCTCATTAAATCTATTAAAAAGTAA
- the ccsA gene encoding cytochrome c biogenesis protein CcsA, which produces MLDKFIAFLFSMRLMAILILLFFVAIGYATFIENDFGTQTAKALIYNTTWFEIIIVLLSVNMIANINRYKLWRKEKWPVLLFHISFIMIVIGAGITRYISFEGMMSIREGEQSNLIVSDRTFLQINVHDNAYQYSYDKPLLLHNYEGPLEFLKSNNFSQDVKFLDNDISVDYVDYIPNAVDTLVVGEGIPTLTIVLAGANGRETYYLQEGRAKRYLGLNFSFGTPLPGHVNFFYQNDELMVQLPSDGEFMRMADRFQGSVKKDSIQPLMLRSLYMVDGQNFVIPVLNEKATLTHYAGVNPEGQEMEDLLKVMVRSNGEEQLIELFGDKGFVSNRNQFQLGGLNFSLSYGSKYYQTPFFIGLNDFQLERYPGSNSPASFASEVTLIDGEEKTNHRIFMNNVLDYQGYRFFQSSYDQDELGTVLSVNHDFWGTWISYLGYLMMTVGMVATMFSKKTRFASLRKKLDDLRLKRALSLLLFVSLSSSILAQSSSSVDSLIQANAIDKNHADKFGRLVVQDDGGRLKPFSTTTSEVLRKVSRKSEYKGLSSNQVVLGMLQNPYLWQLAPMIKVNNDELQEKLGLEEKYTSFLSFFSDEAKYVLTNDVEIAYAKKPAERSKYDKEVMNVDERVNICYMVYNGSFMRFFPIPDDVNNKWISPSMNQGLLMGDDSLFVNNILPIYYKSLQQALNDGDYEVPNNTLTAIKNYQLKFGSAVYPSDMKIESEVFYNELKVFNRLSYYYAIVGLIMILLLIQQILKERKWRNYIIKFALVLVGIGFLAHTIGLMGRWFISGHAPWSNAYESVIYIAWATILAGFIFSRKSLMTVAATAILSSLLLIVAALNWLDPEITNLVPVLDSYWLIIHVAIITASYGFLALGALLGFLNLILMVIQSSTNKSRIAASLKELTFINEMSITTGLFMLSVGTFLGGVWANESWGRYWGWDPKETWALASMLIYIFVLHMRFIPKIKGIFAFNLASIVAYSSIIMTYFGVNFYLSGLHSYAKGDPMPIPSFVYYSIVIVTLVAVLAKWRQKQLRN; this is translated from the coding sequence ATGTTAGATAAATTTATTGCCTTTTTATTTTCAATGCGTCTGATGGCTATTTTGATACTCTTGTTTTTTGTTGCTATCGGATATGCTACTTTTATAGAAAATGATTTTGGTACTCAAACAGCTAAAGCTCTCATATATAATACAACTTGGTTTGAGATTATTATTGTACTTCTTAGTGTCAATATGATTGCGAATATCAATCGATACAAACTTTGGCGCAAAGAAAAATGGCCAGTATTACTTTTCCACATTTCATTTATTATGATTGTTATTGGTGCAGGTATTACTCGTTACATAAGTTTTGAAGGTATGATGTCAATTCGTGAAGGTGAGCAATCTAACCTAATTGTATCTGATCGTACTTTTTTACAGATAAATGTTCATGATAACGCTTATCAGTATAGTTATGATAAGCCTTTGTTGTTACACAATTATGAGGGGCCATTAGAGTTTTTAAAATCCAATAATTTTAGTCAAGACGTGAAGTTTTTAGATAACGATATTTCTGTAGATTACGTCGATTATATTCCTAATGCCGTAGATACTTTAGTTGTTGGTGAAGGTATTCCAACACTTACCATTGTTTTGGCAGGTGCTAATGGTAGAGAAACCTATTATTTACAAGAGGGTAGGGCAAAACGCTATTTGGGTTTAAACTTTTCTTTTGGAACACCCTTGCCAGGTCATGTCAATTTCTTTTATCAAAACGATGAGTTGATGGTTCAACTTCCTTCAGATGGAGAGTTCATGCGTATGGCAGATCGTTTTCAAGGCAGTGTCAAAAAAGATAGCATTCAACCCCTAATGCTACGTTCCTTGTACATGGTTGATGGTCAAAATTTTGTAATTCCCGTTTTGAATGAAAAAGCTACTCTGACACATTATGCAGGAGTAAATCCTGAAGGTCAAGAAATGGAAGACTTACTAAAGGTAATGGTTAGAAGTAATGGTGAAGAACAGCTTATTGAGTTATTTGGTGACAAGGGCTTTGTTAGTAATAGAAATCAGTTTCAGTTAGGAGGGCTAAACTTTTCCCTTTCCTATGGTTCTAAATATTACCAAACACCTTTTTTCATAGGCTTGAACGATTTTCAGCTTGAGCGTTATCCAGGTTCAAATAGTCCAGCTTCTTTTGCTAGTGAGGTGACTCTAATAGATGGTGAAGAAAAGACCAATCATCGAATCTTTATGAATAACGTTTTGGATTATCAAGGCTATCGTTTTTTTCAATCTTCTTATGACCAAGACGAATTGGGAACAGTTCTTTCTGTCAATCACGATTTTTGGGGTACTTGGATAAGTTATTTAGGTTATTTGATGATGACTGTGGGAATGGTAGCTACTATGTTTTCTAAGAAAACACGTTTTGCTTCATTGAGAAAAAAACTAGATGATTTAAGGCTCAAAAGGGCGCTTTCACTTTTGCTTTTTGTTTCCCTTTCATCTTCTATTTTAGCTCAAAGTTCATCATCAGTGGATTCACTTATTCAAGCCAATGCTATAGATAAAAATCACGCTGACAAATTTGGCAGATTAGTTGTTCAAGATGATGGTGGTCGCTTGAAACCTTTTAGCACAACAACTTCTGAAGTTCTTAGAAAAGTAAGTAGGAAGAGTGAGTATAAAGGTTTAAGCTCTAATCAAGTGGTATTGGGTATGTTACAGAATCCTTATTTGTGGCAGTTAGCACCAATGATAAAAGTAAATAATGATGAGTTACAGGAAAAACTAGGTTTAGAAGAAAAATATACATCCTTCTTATCATTTTTTAGTGATGAGGCTAAATATGTCTTAACAAATGATGTTGAGATAGCCTACGCTAAAAAACCAGCCGAAAGAAGTAAGTATGACAAGGAGGTAATGAATGTTGATGAAAGAGTAAACATTTGTTATATGGTCTATAACGGTTCTTTCATGCGCTTTTTCCCAATCCCTGATGATGTGAACAACAAATGGATATCACCATCTATGAATCAAGGTTTACTGATGGGTGATGATTCTTTATTTGTGAATAATATTCTCCCTATTTATTACAAGAGTTTACAACAAGCCTTAAATGACGGAGATTATGAAGTGCCAAATAATACCTTAACCGCAATAAAAAACTATCAATTGAAATTTGGTTCTGCTGTTTATCCATCGGATATGAAAATAGAATCTGAAGTATTTTATAATGAGCTTAAAGTTTTTAATCGCTTATCATACTACTATGCTATTGTAGGTTTAATAATGATTTTACTACTCATTCAGCAAATTTTAAAGGAAAGAAAATGGCGTAATTATATAATAAAATTTGCTCTTGTACTAGTAGGAATTGGCTTCTTAGCTCATACAATTGGTCTTATGGGCAGATGGTTTATTTCTGGACATGCACCATGGAGTAATGCTTATGAAAGTGTTATTTACATAGCTTGGGCAACCATATTAGCTGGATTCATTTTTTCGAGAAAAAGTTTAATGACTGTAGCAGCAACAGCTATTCTATCTTCCTTATTACTAATAGTTGCGGCTTTGAATTGGTTAGACCCCGAAATTACCAATTTAGTGCCTGTTTTAGATTCGTATTGGCTTATCATTCATGTAGCTATCATAACTGCTAGTTATGGATTTTTGGCACTTGGGGCCTTGTTAGGATTTCTCAATTTAATCTTAATGGTCATTCAAAGTTCAACGAATAAAAGTAGAATAGCAGCTAGTTTAAAGGAGTTGACATTTATTAATGAAATGAGTATTACAACAGGTTTATTTATGTTGTCCGTAGGTACTTTTTTAGGTGGTGTATGGGCTAATGAATCTTGGGGTAGATATTGGGGCTGGGACCCTAAAGAAACTTGGGCTTTGGCTAGTATGCTAATTTATATTTTTGTTTTGCACATGCGTTTCATACCAAAAATCAAGGGAATATTTGCATTTAACTTAGCTTCAATAGTAGCTTATAGTTCAATTATCATGACCTATTTTGGAGTAAACTTCTACCTTTCAGGTTTACATTCTTACGCTAAAGGTGATCCAATGCCTATTCCTTCATTTGTTTATTATTCTATCGTTATAGTTACTCTTGTTGCAGTATTAGCTAAATGGAGACAAAAACAATTAAGAAACTAA
- the maf gene encoding septum formation protein Maf — MLNNLNTKTIILASQSPRRQDLLSDLGIIFEVKTKPIEEDFPSEMNPHLIAEYLANKKSSAFHPKGEEIVITADTIVIHNNKVLNKPKNKEEAKEMLSNLSGSTHEVVTGVCIHQENNQFSFSELTKVQFKALSEWEIDYYVNNYNPSDKAGAYGIQDWIGKIGIKSIDGCYYNVMGLPLQTLYGYLIKL; from the coding sequence ATGTTAAATAACCTTAACACCAAGACTATAATATTGGCTTCCCAATCTCCTAGAAGGCAAGACTTACTTTCTGATTTAGGTATTATTTTTGAAGTAAAAACAAAACCCATAGAAGAAGATTTTCCGTCAGAGATGAACCCTCATTTAATTGCTGAATATCTAGCCAATAAGAAAAGTTCAGCATTCCATCCAAAAGGAGAAGAAATTGTAATTACAGCTGATACCATAGTAATTCATAACAATAAAGTACTAAACAAGCCCAAGAACAAGGAAGAAGCAAAAGAAATGCTCAGCAACTTATCAGGTTCAACACATGAAGTTGTTACTGGAGTTTGTATTCATCAAGAAAATAATCAATTTAGTTTTTCTGAATTAACGAAGGTACAATTCAAAGCACTCTCCGAATGGGAAATAGACTACTATGTGAACAACTACAACCCTAGTGATAAAGCAGGTGCGTATGGCATACAAGATTGGATTGGCAAAATTGGAATAAAGTCAATTGACGGCTGCTATTACAATGTTATGGGACTTCCTTTACAAACATTATACGGTTATCTGATAAAACTTTAG
- a CDS encoding DUF2520 domain-containing protein — translation MTKITMIGAGNLATHLCRALINAGHEIIQIYSRTVESASTLANEINVPYTTDTKAIISSDLAIIAVNDDSIQDIEKHITFPKVHTSGTKALSNLNGKNIGVFYPLQTFNKNIEVNFKSIPVCIESSNSDLLQTLKNIAQSISDKVLELNSEQRKNLHLAAVISCNFSNMLYRLSEEVCQKEGIPFDILHPLILETAQKIKHTTPSNAQTGPAKRGDFETIEKHLVLLQNDEEKKEIYQLLTASIKKRQ, via the coding sequence ATGACAAAAATAACAATGATAGGCGCAGGAAATTTAGCAACTCATTTGTGCCGTGCATTGATAAACGCAGGTCATGAAATAATTCAGATATACAGCAGAACCGTAGAATCGGCTTCTACTCTTGCTAATGAGATAAATGTACCTTATACCACGGACACTAAAGCTATCATAAGTTCAGATTTAGCCATTATCGCAGTTAATGACGATAGTATTCAAGATATCGAAAAGCATATTACTTTCCCAAAAGTACATACTTCAGGAACAAAAGCACTATCTAACTTAAATGGAAAAAATATTGGAGTCTTTTATCCTTTACAAACCTTCAATAAAAATATAGAGGTTAACTTTAAGTCCATTCCAGTGTGTATAGAATCATCAAATAGTGATTTATTACAAACACTAAAAAACATAGCTCAATCAATTTCTGATAAAGTTTTAGAATTAAACAGCGAACAAAGAAAAAATTTGCACCTTGCTGCCGTAATTAGTTGTAACTTCAGCAATATGCTTTACCGTCTCTCTGAAGAAGTATGTCAAAAAGAAGGTATCCCTTTTGACATCTTGCATCCGTTAATTTTAGAAACAGCACAAAAGATTAAGCATACAACTCCCTCTAATGCTCAAACAGGACCAGCTAAAAGAGGTGATTTTGAAACAATAGAAAAACATTTAGTGCTTTTGCAGAATGATGAGGAAAAAAAAGAAATATATCAATTACTAACGGCAAGTATTAAAAAACGTCAATGA
- the bshB1 gene encoding bacillithiol biosynthesis deacetylase BshB1: MDKQLDILAFGAHPDDVELGCGGTIAKQVNLGSKIGIVDLTRGELGTRGSAEIRDKEAALAAQILGVEFRHNMGFKDGFFQNDEVHQMELVKIIREYRPRIVLANAISDRHPDHKKGSDLVSTACFLSGLPKIETGQEAWRPDVVYHYIQFEEIEPNFVVDVSDFMSIKMEAVKAFSSQFFDASSKEPETIISSQGFLDSVHYRAANLGRLSRVKYAEGFTTEKLLVSESLTSLK, from the coding sequence ATGGATAAACAGCTAGATATATTAGCTTTTGGAGCTCACCCCGATGATGTAGAGTTAGGTTGTGGAGGAACAATAGCAAAACAAGTTAATTTGGGCAGTAAGATTGGCATAGTTGACCTTACAAGGGGTGAATTAGGGACAAGAGGTAGTGCTGAAATAAGAGATAAAGAAGCTGCTTTGGCGGCTCAAATATTGGGTGTTGAGTTTCGTCACAATATGGGTTTTAAAGATGGTTTTTTTCAAAATGATGAGGTGCATCAAATGGAGCTTGTGAAAATAATCCGAGAATATAGACCACGTATTGTATTAGCCAATGCTATAAGTGATAGACATCCCGACCACAAAAAAGGCTCTGACTTGGTTTCTACTGCTTGTTTTTTGTCAGGATTGCCCAAGATAGAAACAGGACAAGAAGCTTGGCGACCAGATGTGGTTTATCACTATATACAATTTGAAGAAATAGAACCAAATTTCGTTGTAGATGTTAGCGATTTTATGTCTATTAAAATGGAGGCTGTAAAGGCATTTAGTTCCCAATTTTTTGACGCAAGTTCTAAAGAACCTGAAACAATCATCTCTAGTCAAGGGTTTTTAGATAGTGTGCATTATCGTGCGGCTAACTTGGGGCGACTATCAAGAGTAAAATATGCAGAGGGCTTTACAACGGAGAAATTATTAGTTTCTGAAAGCTTAACAAGTTTAAAATAA
- a CDS encoding glutathione peroxidase, with protein sequence METKTIKKLKKYSFVFLITLLLSCMNSYNYEENLSFYDIKVKTIDGKDFDLSTLKGKKLLVVNVASKCGLTPQYKQLEELYNEYKNQNFTVLAFPSSDFANQEYSDSQKISSFCQKNYGVTFPIFEKVSVKGKSKHSIYQWLTEKNKNGKKNVSVLWNFQKFIIDENGQWVDYFLPTTSPKSKKIIKWINS encoded by the coding sequence ATGGAGACAAAAACAATTAAGAAACTAAAGAAATACTCATTTGTATTTCTAATAACCTTATTACTGAGTTGTATGAATAGTTACAATTATGAGGAGAATTTATCTTTTTACGACATTAAGGTGAAAACCATTGATGGAAAAGATTTTGATTTGTCTACATTGAAAGGTAAGAAGTTATTAGTTGTCAATGTAGCTTCTAAGTGTGGATTGACACCCCAATACAAGCAATTAGAAGAATTATATAATGAGTATAAAAATCAAAACTTTACAGTTTTAGCATTCCCTTCTTCTGACTTTGCCAATCAAGAATATAGCGATAGTCAAAAGATATCCTCTTTCTGTCAAAAAAATTATGGCGTAACTTTTCCTATTTTTGAAAAAGTATCGGTCAAAGGAAAATCTAAACATTCCATTTATCAATGGTTGACAGAGAAAAATAAAAATGGTAAAAAGAATGTTTCGGTTTTGTGGAATTTTCAAAAATTCATTATCGATGAAAATGGTCAGTGGGTAGATTATTTTTTACCGACAACAAGTCCAAAATCAAAAAAAATAATAAAATGGATAAACAGCTAG